The sequence below is a genomic window from Corythoichthys intestinalis isolate RoL2023-P3 chromosome 12, ASM3026506v1, whole genome shotgun sequence.
atttttctgcagccgtttggctggcgtgatgcgaaaaataaacgtattaatccgcaaaatcagctgaatccctagtcctcatacacaacagtacggctgtttagtgaagaggacgccttcacccgtacacgtcacagcgccctctttctcaactcaagactgttgccggaagtcactcattttcatggcgcaggatttaaaaaaataaataaataaagcgatcgcttccacacacatccaagcggtccataacattcaagggcataaaataccgcgtgtattatgaaataaacatgctttttcgtgtcacatgcacttaaagcagagaacagctgtacTCCCATCCCTCACTATTGTTagtcatttgttgtcacgagaagagagtggcggtgataggtctaggtcatcggactagaacaggggtccccaaccttttttgcaccacggaccggtgttatttgggtctttttttcacggaccagtgttctgacaaattttgcaacccatcaaaaattgcaacgatgtggttctgcgcatgtgcgtaacgttaaacatagccgcaaaatgcgcaaatgcagcgattccaaagtaaacactacacaaactttcttgaaagaaaggaatattaacttaggtTTGattatggaaggacttgtagaaaagttctccacagatacatccagccatgttagctgcacacaaaaactgcacaccgctctcaccattaacgacttcgccttgtcgttaagcattaattaagaagcccacttcacaaagatacgttgttggaaattgcagcaaggttttcaatgctctcgtagcgatgtcaggatattccggaatgactttaatccagaacctcggtagagctgttgtctcaaatgtacgtttaataaggtcgccgtcatttgcaatatctacaagttgatcttcctgttgcacagacatgctcgaatcactcggtttattcacaaacgggtcacgaatccactccttcgccgttcctgggtcttcgaggttgtagtcaggtgcccttttcgctgtaaaaatatctccaaagacatctgttttccagtcatcttcgctcgtgtgggggctaattatttccgggaacaaatgtgctgcgcccgcggcctagtaatacgttattatcgaggacgagcgcacatagatatattatatatacaaacaatatgtactgctagcagtccaatcaatggatttctatgacgacattctaatctatcccgtagtaatatatctagagtagacagggatattggtgtgttaagcaggggcacagggttaattcggccagaatgtggtcgttattaaattattatttctgtgcggctcgGTGGCAAATGCGCACCggaaccggtccgcggcccggcagatggggacccctggacgagagtgtagttttgagcatggactagggttttgaagttaacggttTCACTCGCTCATTGAcagaaacccccccccccccccccccggccaattttttttctcctcggatctacgtgattcagaagaatgacccattttgatttcaaaacggcgaaacttcgccgaaaggtggcaaGTTGTAATACTCATCGTAATACTGATGACAGATAGTGGAAACAAAGGTGCCACTGCAAATATCTTGAGCAATGACTTGTATAATGCGGTCTTATCCACATGATTTATATCGGACTCATTTCAATTAAGTATATTTTACTATGGAGCCAGAACAAGGACAAATTAGCTTATAAGTTCCTTTTAGAAATAAACAGTCAGTTGAAGTAGTATGATTTCTGTAAATGTTCCCTTTTTTTCTGCAGAAAGTTTTAAATATCAGTTGCTTGTCGAAAGAGGACCTAAGGGTTAATGTAATTTTAAGTGGGAAAACGTTACCATGGCTTGAGTCTGACTCCATCTTGACTCGGAGATATGTGGAAGATTTAATTCCCTCCCCCACAGAGATGTTCTTCTTTTTGAGCACCATGGCTGTTTTTTCCACCTCCAGGAACAAAAAAGGTTAGCTCAACGGTAAgcttcattaaaaaacaaaaaaaagacaacatacCTTCTTCTTTAACCAAGCCATTGTTTTTTCTTGGCTGTATCGGTGAAACTTGAGGTTTCCCACCTCtagaatgaaaaattaaaagcttCTGATTTCAAAAAGCAACTTTTAGCATAAGAGCGCCTACCTTTTTCATCAGCGATGTGATGCATGGAGGCCAAAGAACGCGTGCAACTCAGCAGCTTGGTGCATGCTGGAAACTCTTCGTCCATCACCATTTGCTCCACTGGCTGGAATTTGCCCTAAACACATACGCAATGCACACACACGCAAAGCAGAGAACATCATTAAGGGAGGATTTTATAGCATCATTATGGACAGAAAGTGATTCACAAGACTGGTAAGAGGGCGTGCAACAGATGTGTGGAGTaagggctgatttatgcttgtgCGTTCCGTTGACAGTGGAGCGACGGCGTAGACCCTACGTCGTCATTgagtaggggtgtaacaaaaatctcggttcgggacgtacctcggttttgaggtcacagttcggttcattttcggtacagaaaacaaaatgcaaaatataaacgtgttagttgtttattacacacctttgtgctttcaacaataggaacataagcctatacaaagctagaattctgctcaaaaagtagcggatatttatagataatccaacaacaatttgcctttcagaccccgcgtattggtcagctttctttctgaaagaaagaagaagtcctgtgctaaagagaaaagcaatcccgatgacaaagattttaacatgtattttacaaacgaaatgcctcaatgaatcttttttttttttttcatatgaacggttttcaaaagctttatgtgtggattttctcaagttaaagcgccatacagaaattaataaattgaattgtgtaagcaggatttgtgtgttattattatttaattacaggtgttttagctcatttcaatttattttatttaaatgggctatcatttattttattatgtgtttatattttacaaatgtgaagtagtattcatttatattgtatattttatgttgtataactttagttcctatgtgaatattagttcctacttgttttgttgtggtatgaGGGTTTTGtactgaacacggggccgtgctggttattattatagcagagaaaacagcagtaaatcaacaaagacaagtcaacagaAAAGGTTGGACAAAGGTTAGTAAACGCCATCATGAACGttccccaccagctacgagttaactccagcatgtttagtgtgtgtagcggtgtttttttctctctggcaactgtctgtgttgagaaagagagcgtGTGTattatgtaaacatgatacgaatcATACAcaaatgctttttatggaaaataattcaattatttttgttctgatggtaatattgTTGAGCTGAGCTGTCAGTttacgctcacctaaaggactgcgtttattttttaaattattttaacttaatatTACACTTATGTTCCACTTtggtaatatgttttgaaaaataaaaatcctgttcaataggaaaaaagttttttattttattttaatttttttttaactccgaTATCTCAAGGTAACACATTATAGAGCTGTAGTTGCAATTCCGTGATACCATGAAATTTTTGCTGAAGGTTATCATacagtcagaatctcataccggcacatgcctaaaagTATGTCTCTACTGATTTACTTTATAGCATTATTGTACGCTCTTTGTCAttattgcattttattttataattgtGTGCTCATAGTTTGATGGtgacaaattaataaatgtctGTTGTAAGAAGAACTACGGTGTGATCTATGTTATTTGAGGTAACTAATATCTATcttgttttttacttttattaatatgatgtaaagtacatgtttttggatagttgtttttagatttggggggtacttaaagggttaattccgactcacgtggaaattcgggtacggaacggaacttgttcgaaACCCGGGGTCTACCTGTACTGGACGTAGTTTGTTTTTCGAATTCAGTTCAATACAATTATGCTGGGAAAACAGATTAAGGCTCGTTTTCCATTATTGAAATAGCAGTTTTCTATCAGGAAATGGAAAACGATTCATTTctcgttttttttaacaaacataaaaaggaatggcgtaccgcacgcaggctatttttagaccgtgacgtcgcatcgtaaagcagaagtaaagccgaagtgggacattatagacccgccctcgcatagacccaatgtaaaaagtgctacttttcgccagtaatctttcaaaaacgaacatgccgatcacgcattgcttttttggaacttgtagaaacgactctagacattacgaccatgaaggatgttttcttcatacgttcccggaaaccaaaaactcgggaggaaaaaatgtgaaaaccgaatcaacttgcgcagactttaacaccagctcggcaaaTCCATTCATGTTTcacatgcagtaaacattatgttgggttggcatggtcttacagaggacaaagaggtaagccatttttatatttttactttatttttttagcgtaacattgtgccgtactgcttctgtctgacaatgaaaaaaaattacaatggtatctgactgccactgttaccgtttctgttatatatatataaaaaaacaactttagtaagggggaagtgtaaataaattataggattaagatgtgttatcaatgaaaaaattaaaagtgttcgttggctgtcactgagtagcatttgcgatcgctacacaaagctaactaaattacccccaagaacggtaagagacaaccagaggatatataagaaagacagggctgatggtaaaggatagcttgttgaaaccggagaatgtcattgtcagtcgcgtcgattaaaaaaaagctaaagctatgcttaggtcggctcgtttttttcgtctttttcagccttcgacactaaagccatctctttaactgaacatttttatgttcttccacatctatgccagtcaatttggcaccaggcacatcattgtcggagcgaattggtaggtttagcgctgtgaacatctcctttgtacacgatttccattcatttcctattagggacaaacggtggcttgtcctagCTTTGTCCcagcttagcaacagtagctaatgccatgaatattaatgagcggaagtgacgtgttgcttgcggtacgccattgggctCGTTTCCTGTTTTTAGTTTTCCGAAATTAGAAGGAAAACGAATGGGCGAAAGGTACACGGACCGTGTcaacttccactgagcaaagcaGTTCCTCCGCCCATAAGATAGAGGGCTTGCAGTTAAAAAGAAATGGGTTAAAGCCTATAATTTGGggccaaatttttccaaaaccTAGTCTAAAACGACTATTTGCCTTTAGACGGCGTATGAAAAAATGGCCCTGTGTGTCTTAACCTAGGCCGATCCCCTTGGGTTCATCATACCCAGGTTAGGAACCACTGGCATAGATGAACAAGACATATTATTTTTAGAAAACGTGTCTTTTCAGATCAATTCTTAGAACAATGGGAATCACTGGCTTAAATTGCATCTCTTACTTCCTTTCCAGATTTCATCAAATACGGCAAAATGAGATAGAGAGGATCCATCGGAGTGACAAACAAAAGCCTCCCATCTGTGTAAAAAAACAGGAGCAACTGATTATGTGAAGCCTAAACATTGACAATGAACACATCATCATGAATAGATTTCCATCAAAACATTTACCTCTTTGGACTTTCTGGCCAACAAACCAGGAGCGGAAGTCTTCTTCAAATGCTTTGACTTCATAAAGCTGCACATCACCATCACCGCCGCCGCCACCCAGCATGTACATGGAGGCTACATCTACATTAAAAATACCAAGAAACATTATTGAGACCAAAAGGTACTTTAGATTTTAACTACAATGAACACATGCAACATACCCTCTGCAAAAAAAGGATTAAACTATTTTTGGGAGTCCTGAATATAGAGGTGgaaaccataagcggattttaaaggGGGGCAGGGGGGCCAAGCAACCCCCCCCGGTAGCCGAAAAGTATGTATGTaaagcatgtaattgactttcatatatatatgtatgtgtgtgtgtgtagtgtatatataaaagttgtaaagcaataaaaaaaatgaaatgaacaaaaaaacattttcatgatgggtcgaaattatttttcgagcaccttagacagtcatttgctttgcatataatagagcaaaatatatttttaaaaatgatttttttcttctttgattaaaaatatttttttgattgaaccaaCTTTTATGGGGATTGaacgatttagacacaaatgtcctaatcatattatggcccaaacacaaaaaggatttcttcaaagaaaactttctcaatgaaaaattaagtgttcaaatgcaaatttctcaatctcaaattttttttcaaaaacttttttctatgactgaattttttttttttttaattgaagtgatttttctttttgaaaatctatatatttttgaagcaacttaatttttgattgaacaatagggaacaatgtcctagccaaaggtttttgagtttcaaatatattttttcactcaaaccgtttttttttttttattgaagtgacttttttttgggttgaaaatatatattttaattgaaaaaaacttttttttttattgaagcaagttttttttttgattgaataattaaGACACCAATCAAcctccaggggatacaatttttgactggggtaattacattggcacgacaccggcgggcgtaccaaattcaatggatgaccatcttggcgaaaagtattgcctaagcagcagaACTATGCGATCTAGCCGAGCCTTGAAGcgagcgccatctagcgtcgtgaatgggtataatgtctagaccgcgaatataagacgaacccctctttttcagtcttatttgaatgcaaaaaacaccgtcttatagtcaggccaatacggtagtccaattttcacctatccttgaagcgtcggccgttgcagtcaactttatttttttgttgattgtcgccattttagaaaattgggagtaaagagcAGTTTTGGGAGTAATGgctttataaataacgccgttaagtAACAACGTtactttttcagtaacggggtaatctaattactttttccgccgttacaacgccgttgccGTTACTGACAGTCAAAACCGGtgtgttacttactctgaataaattgaagaaactaccagccgtgtcgagttgactctctgctctgttgatttttcatccaagacttgcgttcaggttcgagaatagcgcacgtacttccgactccaagctgtttgtccctgctcattcaattagacgatgctttccaaagtttggtaacgtttctgtgtttgctacacctgatgctagcctcgttcccatctcccactgtcaggcagcaataattctgcttccatcttgaggactgcagacgctttgaaggtgacgtgaattgtcgggaaacgagcctacctgaatgcaccacctcgagagatgcgatggaagttattgtgattggctgagggttagagtcatgtgtcgtggcaagccaatcagagccggtgatttcacaagcaaacgagaacagcgcgtgcggcaaacaaacacacgcaaaacagatgcacagggtcgggatggcagagcattcagaagaaaaattgtcctttaagaggtggagaaatagacactatttcaagtttgtcgaaattaaaggaaagaacctgcatgtaatgtgtaatttatgtcccggggcaaagcttttgtcaacatctgtggtaagcaattcaaatctgccgaagcacctaacaagttaactacctgtctgttcttctctatagaccctactcacatgacgtcgcaACcaagcctccgcgccatattgtccgtctactcgtcatgttgacgcattaccgctacgtaaattcctcctattatggcgtgtttttctgctcgttaacattaataatcaaaatggtgaaggcgtgtgtgtcggttggttgcaataacagagaagatagatggaaagacttgaagttctaccgtattccgagagacccggagaggagagcgagatggactgctgcaattcgacgagaaaactgggctccaaacgattaccacggattatgtagtagtcattttatatctggtaagatgcatttaatatatatttagagggttttgggctgacaaccacaattaagatcattgcgaggctaatcgccgagaacatacagtttagaattcaagatgcttatttcttccaccatcattacattttgaataatatttcgctggtaccaagtgaaagaagctggcctcgtctacggatcatcagttaaacaggtgtgtccaaaccttttgcaaagggggccagatttggtgtggtaaaaatgcggggggctaccttggctgatttacatagaacaatatatttaaacacattttagcaagcccttctgtgtgtcacatcttctttattattttttttaattcataatttatactgtctcgtctttgtggcgttctctttcgacactcgggctcttgcgaaatattgctgctgtgaaattaaactagcttcaagttgctataatttctcgctgcgtatcttccctgtaatgttgtcgtacatgtcagcgtgtcttgttcggtaatatcattgtcgcgtcacatcgaactctttgaaaccagcgactgtctctctgcaaatgaggcagacacagttgttgcgtgttttattgaagaaatagtccaatacaggcccggatctaggttgaCCCACCacagtgggcactaagaaaacttgagggggcacccacaatgcaggcttttttttttaccctctgcatttctctgggtttgggaccggcgcaaataggacactggcttgtgtcccgttgaggctgcattaattatttatttattttttcttcatctatctacttatttTCGCAGTCGGCATGATGTtatgatgacgtcatctcgcatggcaacgtgtcgccattttgagatgggggcacgcacaggtaaacagcCGTAGACAAACGCTGTCTGAAATTCATaattttcagctgtgttttgcgtcttttttcataaaaacgtcttaaacatgacttattattatcacgagtcactgccgacagacgcgaggacgcAATactacttaaaattagcgtgtattggcctgcaaatctgcccatacaaagtcgcagctgattgctggataaacaatccaaaggaattgtctGCagcggagttcggaaacatctacaactacctcataaagaatTGCGGGATTGCCTGtaaagacagcaatgagagacgATGTAGCCGCGTGTCagtggaaattaaacacgccaagttttggctaaaagacaacttattctgcgtcaattcttcctacgaatgcaacgttgagctgcaaccacctcaacacaaaatatgcacaatatatgaaatcgcatatgtactgcactatctgtagcaaactgcatattaaaatatgaataaacagtgtttcccacaggattttaggagactgtggtgggagggtctctgaccataggattttttgaaactgtggtggtgggctgcatcggagtcggacagccacaccatgtcatgccacggcgaattttttttttttttcattattttttccccccaagaagaaccataacaacgatatatttgaaatatttcattagctaggctaatgttatagctctcagctacggtacatgtatgtaaaatgcgttgctgagtacagctacgttaccctatgtaataatgcgactttttttctcgtagcaatagtacgacttacatctcgtagtgactcagggttggcaaactgttgaaaagagccatatttgccccccccccaaaaaaaaaactgatacagtatgtctggagcagcaaaaaattaaaagccttgtacaagccttataattatcaatactagctatattagcctactataaaaatgactaagttggctagaaatacataattagccttcatgattaaatgtttattttccctgcagtggatcctatagcgcaccacgtgactactctgttgtacgatgacaccacaagtttaacttcattacaatattaatgaattgaaagaatgtttgtatcatgtttgtcctcctagaaatcctattaaaacaaaaaatatatttccctcccccatctttttccatttaaaaaaaaaaaaaaaagaagctccgaagcagcactaaagagccgcatgcggcccaagagccgcgggtttcagaccgccgtcgtagccctccttttttctttttatttgaccctcataagtactacattaccacaacaataacagtccttctgtcaactgacccatttacaggacagggggaattctaatggccgtgtaaagagtttttcttgattcggtgagaaggtgaatagttttttccccgttgttcgtgaactaaatttccacacaaacgaacatcgaggtaccattaacttagcaaggagaggtaagagagtcatttttcgagtgtcccagagctcgcgaaattgtgtgtgggggggggcgcatttatccaactttcgtcagccataattgtctgaagttggcgcgtcggtgttgtgccgaaaaatagccactccacgcgaaatgtccccccgacgggagcgcccacacgtcactcgtacaaacagccttttcttaccaatcgatggacacggaaacgacgttcttgtaccgtgaatatgtatcattttactctgcttgaactaataaatactttactgtgaccaacgctctgaaaatagagcaaggctttattttgggccccgcctctccgcgcaagttcaatcaaagttttctttccgtccaccgctcactttcgccgaaaagtccgatcgaaactattgtaatgccccggatatggggaagaaggagagaagtctgtatttgcttaaccactcgattgtggtaacaataataaagagaaacaataacaaaataacagcgggctgctacgacatgcgaccgctatctctcgctatctcgctcgttctcccattcttcctactcgttccccttgcgtctcttaaataaataaataaataaataaaatactactctaaaatgctgctctcgctcgcgcgggtagtagagtggagtgggctacagctgtgtaatcggctgactgacgcatctgattagtatctttttttttttttcgggggggggggggggggcgggggcgcaaacgagactgtggcgggcccaaacgagactgtggcgggccgccacagtctcgtccaTTAGTGGGAAACACTGAATAAACAATTAGCAGAGCGCCCGAGACGCCGTTTTGCCGACCCTCTAACTCGTGGGTAATTAGCATATCACAAGTTTCATGCTAAGTGAATCTGTCTCACTTTTTTAGCACTGAAGTACACACAGTTCACATATTtacgtttttaaacacatttaaacaataaataccggcgatgcaacttcaaattcaaggcaaagtggtcacagagacggcgcgaactgactgcggccgtcgtcTTCTGATTCTCTACTGGAAAACGTCCCTTCCGTGTTGCAgtttcattcaaataaagtgcgcatgagatgcagtaaattaaggcgtccactagatgatgctaataagacgtaaaagaaactcaggtattcaatcacaaaacccatcaatcttttatgcataacagaacaccgtcattttgattgggtgggcacgactcacatctgggtgggccgtgcccaccctggcccccccatacatccggccccggtccaatatccacctatccttgaagcgtcggccatcgcagtaaactttttttttttaattgattgtcgccattttagaaaattggaagtaaagggtcacacggggtaatgttgcttagagtgctgctcttaaagtttttcaaactttcgtgagaataggctgattttgtgtggacaagatagttgtagatatcagggtagcagatgtcaggcagagagggcgaagacagcgggtcgaaaaatatcgatttaggcatcaaatatggatcaggccaatggatagactgaagcttttccacataatgccttttatgcaacgcatccaatgaggttacagcgtctgaaagcaccggggcttccatgaattgcactataaattgcacgacaaattgaaaccattgagaatacggataaagaaAGACGAACAATAtggcagcgacacgtcattctgtgacgttggtgagtagtgtctattccactgactcgaatactgctcagaaaatttcaaattctttgacatacaacaagttattttaaaagtaacggaaatagttactttccctagtaactagttacttttacatagagtaattcagttactaactcagttactttttggaagaagtagtgagtcatgtaactaattacttttttaaagtaatgtgcccaacactggtaaaGAGTCACATGGGGCAAGGGGctgttgccttttagtgggtaaatgagtagaatttagtgtgtaagctacttcatatgctggtaacaGTACTGCTGGCCAATTAATAAGTCTGTATgctggccagacgttattgattttatgacagaggctgggggccggatgaaatttgaccgtgggctgcatttggcccccgggccggactttggacatgtctgctttagggcaattgtctcaaaagtggttcattgttttggaaaccctcggtttttccatccctaagTATATGTAcgttttaaaatgaatttaaaatgttttttactttattttgaagggaacacatctaaaaaaaatgtgatataaCGTTAAGaaccattttaaaatgtttttttttttttttaactttgaacTGTTTGGACAAAATATATTAGTTACACAGTTGAAGTGGAGTCCATTTAAGACCGGAAGTTACCTGTGGCTGGATTCCGTAATCTCACAAAGGTCGGGTCATTGTCCGTCCTCTGGTTGTCTATGACGGAGCCTGAAGAAAAATGCATGTATATGAAAGACTGTTAAACTTTGATGTTGAGTATTTTCAAGACCACTGAACGCAAAGGGCTCCTCTGTGGTGCATGGTATAGCAGATGAGCTATAGTTAAACAGGAATTATGGCAAATTATTGAAAAGCCAgaaggaaaagaagaaaaaacttgAATTACACGGTGTACAGTCCAGTTAAAGATAGTTTCGCAA
It includes:
- the rnaseh2b gene encoding ribonuclease H2 subunit B isoform X1, with the protein product MASKKKRTPNVQNDSWVVIAAGSVIDNQRTDNDPTFVRLRNPATDVASMYMLGGGGGDGDVQLYEVKAFEEDFRSWFVGQKVQRDGRLLFVTPMDPLYLILPYLMKSGKEGKFQPVEQMVMDEEFPACTKLLSCTRSLASMHHIADEKEVGNLKFHRYSQEKTMAWLKKKVEKTAMVLKKKNISVGEGIKSSTYLRVKMESDSSHEDYLCYAHGLISEYICKDLSKDLRRHLQLPELTNQKETEPPSKKRKLSDKPVEAGEDYTKFNSETFARKPPKKMTAAQKNLAKVDKSGMKTMSSFFSPKVKAEKK
- the rnaseh2b gene encoding ribonuclease H2 subunit B isoform X2; translated protein: MYMLGGGGGDGDVQLYEVKAFEEDFRSWFVGQKVQRDGRLLFVTPMDPLYLILPYLMKSGKEGKFQPVEQMVMDEEFPACTKLLSCTRSLASMHHIADEKEVGNLKFHRYSQEKTMAWLKKKVEKTAMVLKKKNISVGEGIKSSTYLRVKMESDSSHEDYLCYAHGLISEYICKDLSKDLRRHLQLPELTNQKETEPPSKKRKLSDKPVEAGEDYTKFNSETFARKPPKKMTAAQKNLAKVDKSGMKTMSSFFSPKVKAEKK